The genomic stretch TGATTAAATGTCGCCTGCCTCGTTCGCCATGCGCACAAGACGCGGGGTAAACTTGCCTACAATGTCGATCAGGTCGCTGTGCGCAGCAATAATCTGCTCAATATCTTTATATGCCTGGGGCGCTTCGTCCAGGCCGCCGCCCAGGAGGGTGACGCCGCGTTCGCGCAGATAAGCGTCGCGTTCCTTCTTGGAGATTGATTGCAGTGCGCCACGCCGACTCATCTTGCGGCCCGCGCCATGCGCAGCCGAGTTGAGCGAACTGGCTACGCCTTTGCCTCGCACCAGATAGCCCGCGTCGCCCATCGAACCAGGGATGATGCCCAGCACGCCCGCTCCGGCTGGGGTAGCGCCTTTACGATGAACGATGGCATCAACGCCATCTGGCAGGGTCTCGCTCCAGGCGAAGTTGTGATGGTTCTCGACGTGCGCCATCTCTTTCAAGCCGACAGCGCCCGCTACGCGATGGTGAATGACGTAGTGATTCGCTGAGGCGAAGCGCCCGGCCAGTTCCATCGAAAGCCAGTATTCCTGCCCGGCCTCACTGTCAAGAGGAAGCCAGGAGAGATGGCGCAGCGACTGATCCAGAAGCGGGTGCAGGCGTCGCGCAAGCTCGGTATAGGTGTTGGCGATCTGAAAGCCGACGCCGCGCGAACCGCTATGGGAGAGCAGCGCCAGATATTCGCCTGCCTTGAGGCCGAGCATGGAGTCATCAGCGGGCAGGCGCAGAATCCCCCACTCGACAAAATGATTGCCCGTCCCGGAGGTGCCTAGCTGCTCCTGTGCTTTGTTCTGCAAAGACCTGAGCAAGGGTGTCTCACCCCAGGCGGGGTCATCCAATACGGGATGTTTGGGGCGTCTGGCCTTTTCCCAGGCTGCGCCGCTGCCAAAGCGTGTCTGATCCATCAGGGCGCGCGCGAGTTCCTCTTTGCGCTGGCGCAGGGTATCCGGCGGCGCTTCGTAAATGGACAGGCGCATTCGGCAGGCAATATCAACTCCAACGGCGTAGGGAATGACGGCATGATCGGTAGCCAGCACGCCGCCGATGGGGAGGCCATAGCCTACATGGGCGTCGGGCATGAGCGCGCCTGCGACGGCGATGGGCAGGCGCAGGGCATTCTCCATTTGCGCCTTTGCATTTGGGTCAATTTGGTCGTCGCCCCAGGTCCGATAGGACAAGGGTTGGTCGCGCAGTTCTTCGGCTTCAGGTTTTGGCTGCGCCCGGCGGAGGCACTCGCGGGCGAGGTCGCCGAGAACTGGATCGTTGAG from Ktedonobacterales bacterium encodes the following:
- a CDS encoding RtcB family protein, yielding MITGKILKLRGWPEGKITGLAKAAAAILAKTEDDQEAVLLSLDLVRMMPGDYLNDPVLGDLARECLRRAQPKPEAEELRDQPLSYRTWGDDQIDPNAKAQMENALRLPIAVAGALMPDAHVGYGLPIGGVLATDHAVIPYAVGVDIACRMRLSIYEAPPDTLRQRKEELARALMDQTRFGSGAAWEKARRPKHPVLDDPAWGETPLLRSLQNKAQEQLGTSGTGNHFVEWGILRLPADDSMLGLKAGEYLALLSHSGSRGVGFQIANTYTELARRLHPLLDQSLRHLSWLPLDSEAGQEYWLSMELAGRFASANHYVIHHRVAGAVGLKEMAHVENHHNFAWSETLPDGVDAIVHRKGATPAGAGVLGIIPGSMGDAGYLVRGKGVASSLNSAAHGAGRKMSRRGALQSISKKERDAYLRERGVTLLGGGLDEAPQAYKDIEQIIAAHSDLIDIVGKFTPRLVRMANEAGDI